The following nucleotide sequence is from Polyangiaceae bacterium.
GCGCGCGAGACGCTCGCCTGCCTCGAGGTTGCGGTCGCGCTGGGTGTGCTGGCGGAGCTTGATGCACCGCTGGTGGCGCGCTTCAACCGCATCATCGGCACGTTGGTTCGGCTTGCTGGCGCCGCCTGATCGGCTTTCGGCGCCCCTCACCCGCGAACCACTGCGCGGAGCCTTGGAACGTACTAGGCTCCGCGCGGCTCGGGTGTGAGCCGTTAGCAGCGAGAGTCGAAGATGTCCCTGTTTCGCAAGAGCGTCGAGGCGATGGTTGGGTACGTGCCCGGTGAGCAACCGAAGGCCGGCACGAAGATCATCAAGCTGAACACCAACGAGAATCCGTATCCGCCGAGCCCCACGGTGCTGCCCGCGATTCAAGCGGAGCTCGAACACGGGGCGGCGCGACTCAGGCTCTACAGTGACCCGCACGCGACGTCGCTGCGCGAGGCGGCGAGCGAAGTCACCGGGCTGCCGGTGGATCAAATTCTCCACGGCAATGGTTCAGACGAACTCCTCGCGCTGCTCTTCCGCGCGTTCCTCGAACCGGGAGACAGCATCGCCTACCCCTACCCGACCTACGTGCTGTACCGCACGCTGGCCGCGGCGGCTGGCGCCGAAGTTCAGACGTTCGATTTCGACGCGGACTTCAACCTGCCGGCGACCCTCGGCGGCTGTGACGCGAAGCTCGTCTTCGTGGCGACGCCGAACTCGCCGTCGGGCACCCAGCACGCAACGGAGAAGCTGCGCGCGCTCGCGCGCAGCTTGAAGCACGGCGTGCTGGTGGTGGACGAGGCGTATGCGGCCTTCAGCGCAACGAACGCTCTCGAGCTAGCCACCAGCGAGCCCAACGTCGTGGTGCTTCGCACCTTCTCGAAGAGCCATTCCCTTGCGGGAATGCGCCTTGGCCTCGCCTTCGCGTCGAAGGACATCATCTCCGGGCTGAACAAGGTGAAGGACTCTTACAACCTGGACCGCCTGGCGATCGTGGCGGGCGCCGCCAGCCTGCGGGACACCGCGTGGACCGCTCAGAACGTGGCCAAGGTGGTGAAGACGCGGGAGCGCCTGACCACCGGGCTGACGGAGCTCGGCTATCAAGTGCTGCCCAGCTCGGCGAACTTCGTCTTCGCGCGCGCACCGATTTCCGACGGGGCAAAGAGCCGCGTAGAGCTTGCGCGCGGCGCCTTCGAGCACTTGAAGGCGAACGGCATTTTGGTGCGTTACTTCGCGGAGCGCCTGTTGGATGATGGCCTCCGCATCACGGTGGGTACGGACGACGAGATCGACAGCCTGCTCACCTGTTTGAAAGACTACGCTGGCTGAAAGCCGGCTCGGGAAGCACAAGGAATCATCATGGCCGATATCTTCGAGTTCCAGGATCTCACGGAAGAAGAGCTGTTGAGCGCCATCTCGCTGCTCAAGCTGCTCGCGGCGAGCGACGGCGTCGTCAGTGAAGACGAAGCCCAAGAGATGCGTGTTTTCGCCGACCACATCGGCCCTGAGCATTACGACGAGCTGAACGACAAGCTCGAAGCACTCGACCTCAGCGAAGACGGTGTGAAGAAGCTCGCCCAAGGCATCGCGCGGCAGCCAGCCCGCGAGCTGATCTACGGCGAGCTCTTCCAGCTCGCGACGGTCGGTACCATCGACGAGAAAGAGAGCGAGCTCCTCGACTGGCTCAGGCTGACCTGGGCCCTCGAGGAGTAGTCACTTCCCCACAGAGCGGCTCCATTCGTTCCAGAACGCGTGCCGCATCGGGGCCATTTCGAGTTCCTCAGACCACGTGCAATCGTGCCTGTAGTTAGCTCCGCGTACGTGTTGGATGAACTCGTCCGGCAGCCTGACGTCAAAGAAGTGCACGTAGACCCACAGACCTTCTGGCCAGATCCAGGTGCCATCAGTGAGTTCACAGTTGCCCATCTGTTCCGGCGGGGGTCCCTCTGGGAAACGGCAGTGGGAGTAGCCGAGTTGTTCGTGAACACGCACACCAGAACGTAGGTACGCGACGATCTGCACCTTGTCTTCCAAAGGTGGGCCCACGAGTTCCCGCGGGTCGGGCCACGGGAATTCATCTTCGTACCACAGTCCAATAACGTTCATCGGGTGTGACGCAGCTCCATTTCTTCGTGGTAATGCTAAAGCTCGTCCTCGGCGATCCACTCGTCGAGCCCGGCGGCTTTGAGCTTTGCGAGCGTGGACTCCATGAGTTCCTGGGAGCCTTTGAAGGAATATGCCTTAAGCACGTCGTTCATCACGAGACCTTCATCTCTACCCGTTAGTACGGTCGCCACCCAGGTGAGGTTTCCGTCCGCCATATGTGGATAGAGAATCGCCAGCACGTACATGTACTCGCCTTCATCGATTCCGCGAGGGAAGGCCCGCGTCAGCAGTTCGCCCGTTGATTTTAGGTGTTCAGGGAGTGTCATGCGCTCCTCGTCAGTCATCGTGAGGTCCACGGCACACCTGCGCTGACTCGCGTCGCAGATCTAGGTAGTCGATGTCCTGGTCCGTCAGTGCCTCGAGGAATTGCTTGGATCCATGAGTGCGGATGAAGCGCTCTTCGACGGGCGTGATAGGCAGCAGCATTGGGAAGGCCACGTTGTGAGGAGCGCGCTCGAACTCGATGTCCCAGCACCACGGGCTCTGCACCAGGAACCCTTGCACGCTGGCGTGGTGGGCGATTGGTCCCCGAGAGCCAACGACGTCGTTGCGCGCCATCGCGATGTGACGCTCCAGCACTTCTTCGGTTAGCGTGGAGAGCACCGTTAGCAGCGAATCATCCAGCTGAGACGTCAAACAGCTGAGCATCAGCTCCTGACGGATCGCGGGGCTCTTGGGCTGCTCTAGCAAGTGGCGCGAGAGGCCGAAAGTGACGAGCGTGGAAGCCTCAGGCACGGGGGTACCGTGGAAGGTCATGTAGAAGATGCAATCTCCAGTCGGCGCGTACTCCTTCTTGCAGTACCGTGCGGCAACGCCCAGGTGCCGCTCGATGTGCGTCAGGATGACGTCCGCATCGAGATCGTCGGTGGATACATCGTGCGTCACTGCACCTCAAAATAAGGTCGCTCCGGCGCGAACAACCAGTTCATGGCGAAGCGACGCCACTCGAGTGGTGCTGAGTCGCCGAGGTAGCTACTCGCGAGTACGTAGGCCCGGGCGCGGGCGTCAGGCGGGAGCCGATTGAGCTGCGGGTCAAGGTCACTCGGCTTGACCAACTTCTCCCCCGATTTGGCGAGCAATCCGAGCAAGAGGTCGGCGTGTTCCGGTAGCGTCCGCTTGGCAACCTTGATGTAGGGGTCGAGCTCGCGGTTGTTTAGAGCGGCTAGCGCGAGCGCAGGCCAAACCGTGCTAGCGTCCACTCCTTGATCGACGGGGAGCGCGAGGGCGCGCTCAACGATTTCCGGCGTTGCACCGTGGGACACCGCGGCAAACCGTATCACCCTTGGCAGCATCGACGGGATGGCTTCGGCTCGCTTCACCGCGGTGGGTAGGTCGCCTTGGTTCAGAAACTGGTAGCCGCGTTCTGTCTCATCCAGTTCCAGCCCAGACTCGAGATGGGCCAACATCTCGAGTTCTTTGCTGTCTCGCTCTAGCAGAGCCGCGCCATAGTCGCTTCCAGGAGCTACGCGCTTCAGGCGGCCAAGAGCCATCGCCGCCTGTGATTTGAAGGCAGGCGCGCTGGACCTGAGGTGGTTGAATATCCTTGCGGCAACGTCGAACTCATTCTGCTGGAGATGCACCCACGCCGCACCGTTCTCGAGCCAAGGATTCGTCGGGAAGCGCGTGAACGTGGCCAAGATCGCCGCGTCCTGTTCCTCACCGTCGGGCATGCAACGCAGGCCGATGTATTGCATGTCACCGTCGTCCGGAAACTGCTTCATTAGTTGCTCGTGCTCAGCGCACACTTCGTCGCGGCGCGCGTCGCTCGACGCCAGATCCTGTTGAGCTCGCAGTGACTCCACCTCATGCGGATTGCGCTGCAGCCGCTCGCGGACTATCGCCTCGGCCTGGCCCTCGAGTCGATCCACCCCTGCGAGCCAGTAAAGCAGGCTCGCAGAACCTGGGGCGTCGTAGCGAGCGCGCACGTCAATGATGTGGTTTCGTTCCTCCTCCGTTCCCGCGCGATTCAGAATCGTGGACGCTTCATGGATCGGGGGCGCGGAGACTATCTTTCGCGTCGTGCCCTTGCCCTTGATTTTCACGGAGCGAGGCGGCTCCTCGAAGAAGTACTTGGCGTCTGACTCCGCCCAGCGAACCGCGCCCAAGTACGTGGGTGACTGCTCGTCTGCGGAACCGTAGGCGGCTGTCCACTCCACCAATGGCAATGCGGCAGCGACATTGTAGACGTAGTCAGTACCCAGCCCGGCCGCCTCTACTTCGACGTCTTCGATCGCCACGTCTCCGCTCCGCGCGGTGACCTGTAGTTTACCCGGAGGAACCGAGACGCTCAGGTGTTCGCCAGGTTCTAGCTCGACGTGGGTGGGCCCGATATCCGCGGAGACGTGACAACCCAACCCGTTGATCACGTGCACCCTCGCATCGGACCCGGCCGCGCTGAATGCAGCGACGCAACCGACGATGGATCCCGCCACCGCCAAGCGACCAAGCGCGGGCAGGACCCCGTCCGCGGTTACGAAGCGATCCCACGCGCCAAGACGGTGCTGACGTGGGCGCTCACTGCCAGGAGGTCGCAGCGTGTATTCCTTGGGCACCCTGGCGGGCCTCGGCGCGTCCTCGGGTTCCTTTTCCTCAAGGAACCACTCGGCGATGCGTGCCTCGGTGTGCAACAGCTCTTCGAGCGTTTGGCTGCGCAAGGCCTCGAACGGCTGCGTGTAGGCTCGGTACCACGAATCGACCACCTGCATCCATTGGCCGATATTCTCAGACGTGGGCGGCTCCAAATCGAAGCGAGACTGCAACGCGCCATCCCAGCTTTCGATTTCGAGGCGCTTCAACACGGGTTCAGGAACCTTCACCTGCTTGCGCTGGCCGTCCGCCTGCCACAACGCGGCATAGAGTTCGGAGCCCGCGAACGCGAGGCGCACACGTTCGGACGAACTCACGCTTCCGTCGGCAATTACAACGGAGAAAACATTCATCAGGTGGCCGTAGGCGTCGTCGATGTCCGCCTCCACGTGCGCTGAGTAATGCAGCAACGCTGTCAGCTTCTTGAGATACTTTTCCCAACCGTGGCCGAGAGACTGGGCCGCCTGCAAGTGAAGCGATCGGCAGCGGCGGTCGTGTGCCGCGACGCTCGCCGCAACGGCATCGCGTTCAGCCCGCACCGTGGAGATGGCACCAGGCAAGTCGCGCTTTCGCAGGTCCTCGCCGCGGTGACGAATCACCCCACCCGGCGCTGACAGGAAACCATCCTTCAAGGCCTCGAGCACGCCGAGTTCACGACGCAGGTCGCGCAGGCGCTCGACCTGCTGGGACAACGCTTCGGGGTACAGGGTCCGGAGCTCCGCCGCGAGATCTACGTTGGCCCCAGCGCTCTCGAACAGGTCTGAGACCCTGCTGGCCGCCAACACGGGGGAGCGTCCGAGGTACACCCCACGATAGCGCGGATTCAGTGCGAGTTGAGAGAAGCGGCGCGCGACCGCTGCCTCCGCCTCCTCCTCGGTCGCTTCACGCATCTCCTGCGTTGTCTCGACGCGCTTCAGCGCCTCGGCAGTTACCGCCCTACGCAGTCCCTCGGGATCGCTGAACAGTAGCCACGCCGGGCGCTCGTCCAGCGCGCCCTCTAGGTAGACCCGCTTGGCGTTGGCTTCACGATCCTGATTGCTCGGGTGAGTGGACCACATGCGCGGGGGCGAACCCATTTCCTCCGGGAATATCCGATGCTGTTCACGGCCGCTCTCTGGCAAGCTGGGAGGCACTGCATACTCCGGATCGTTGACGACGCGCGCCATGCTCTCGAGCACCAAGCTCTGAATGGCAAACAGATCGGGCGCGAGGCGGCCCTGGCTGTGCTCCGCTCCTGCCACCGCGCCAGCCTGATCCAAGGCGTCGTCCGCAGCGCCAAGTCGATGCAGCGCGTGGATCAACGCATCACTGCCGCTCAGCGAGACGCTGACCAGATCCGCTTGAAACTCCATCTCGCGGCGAAGCGCGCGGTCGACGAGCACCACCAGCGAGAACGCAGTATCGAGCACCGCCCGCATGGCCCACACCAAGAGACGCAGCGTCCACGCAACGACGGCGATCCTGATATCGATGCGCGGCGCGTGAAGCAGCAATTCGTCAAGCCAGTCGCGCCCCGCGACCAGGTGTCCAGTGATTTGCTGGGCGATGTACACCCAGCGCCCGACCGCCATCGAGCGCTGAGCGAAGTGCCCAAACTCATGGGCGAGCACGGCCTTGAACTCGCTCAAGTTCAGCACGTTCACCAGACCCAGCCCGATCTCCAGATTCTTCTTGCTCGGCAGCAGCAAGTTGAGGAGCGACAAATCGTAGAACACTCCTGCATTCACCCGCACGGAAACGAATACTCGATGGGGTCGCGGCGCACCGGCCTCGTCAGCGAGGCGGTAGAGAAACCGAAACAGCTCCGGCTCGCTCTCTGGACGCAGCTCACGGCGGTCTGTCTCCTCTGCGCGCTTCACCTTGAACATCGCCTTGACCAGGACAAGCGCCAGCACGAAGGCCACACCGCCTAAGATCAGGGCCCGCAGCGCGTGGTCCCCTCCGTGCATCAAGAGCACGCCGTTGCGGTACACCGCACGCACGAACCAGAAGCACAGAAAGAAATAGAAGCCAACGAAGCCAAGCAGCGCGAGCAGCGCAAGGCGGGCGTGCCAGCGATAGCGGGCCGTCGGTCGAGTGAAGTCCTTCGGCACATTCGCCGGGCTCGGCGGGTAGAGCGGTGCCTCGTCGCTGGGAGAGCGCATGGCCCGCGAGTAGAGCACGCCGGTAAGCGGAGGCCAGCAACAACTGGGCAATGAAGTGCTCGCTTGCTTCCGCGAGGTCTCAGCGCTCAGGCTCCGTAGGTAGCCGAGAAACCGCGCGGCTCCCACCTCCTCACACCGCCGTCGCACGGACAAGCAGCGTTCCCTCACCCAACATCAGCTCCCAGGTCCGGTAGTGAGCTCAAGGACGCGAAACCTCGCAGCTACCGCTCACGGCCGTGGGTTTGGGGGTGAGGGAGCATCCCAGACCGACGGTTCGCAACCTGGGAACATCTGTGAGGGCCTCGTGTTGCACTCCAAGTGAGATACGGAGTGCTCTGCGCGCTGCTCGCGCTGTCACTCGGCGGCGCTGCCCCGCCGAGCTGCTCACGCTAGCTCAGCACCTCGAGCCTACTTGACCACGCACTCCGCGTTGTACGATTCGCAGGCATCCAGAGAGGCGTAGAGCGCAAAGCAGTGAGTGCCTTCACAGGTGCAGCCGATCAGCTCTTCGCAGCCGCTGCCCGTCCAGCGGAAGCCGAGCGAGTCGTTGCACTCGCCAACCGCTTGAGCGACCAGTCCGCTACAGCGGCCGATGACGCACATCTCTTCGCACACGTCTCCGCTGCGCATGCACACGCTGCACGCTTCGTCGCAGCACTCGCCGTCGCAAGGCAGCTGCCCGCAGCGGGTCGGCTCTGCCTCGTTGTTGCCCGAGGTGCACGCACTCAGCGCCACGCAGAGCAAACACCCTAACCCCCAAACCCGATTGCGAGACATGCGCTGGAGCATGACACGTTTTCCATGTCGTGCCCCAACGCTTCCGCGCAGCAACGCGCGCATTGTTGTTTGTTCGCGCCTCCCGGGCGCGAATGTCTCGCGTTAGAAAGCTAACGCTGAAGGGACGCTAGCCTGCGGCGGGCTCTACCAGGCAGGCTTTGCCGCTGCCTCCGGGGTCGGTCACGCAAACAAATCCGTTGGAGCAGTCGCTGTTGTCCTCGCACGGGCTGAGGCACACGGTCCCGGCGCCTTGCAGCTGAACGCACACGCCCTGCCCGCAGTCCGCGTTGGACTCACACTGGTAGGTGCAGAGCCCCGTCTTCCCCTGGGCGTTGGCGTTGAGCACCAGGCAGGCGAACCCGGCGCACAAACTCGCGGTCGCTGACTCACACTCGGTCTCCAGCGCTTCGCTCGTCAGTTCACCAGTGCACACGCCTTGAGGGTGGCAACGCGCCAACTCCGAGGCGCAATCCAGATCCTTCGAGCAAGCTTCACCCTGCTTGGCCGTCCCTCGCGACTCGCTTCCGCTATCGCTGCTGCAAGCAGGCAACGCACACAGCACACCGAGCGCCAGCAGCGCCCCAATCCGTTTGGTCATTCATTTCTCCAGAAGCAAAAGGAAAGCGGGGCGCCAGCAGAACCAGCGCGCCCGCCGCACGCCACAGCAAGTCACGGGCCAACTCGAGCCGGACGCGACAACCTGCGAAGCCTGGAGGTTTACCACAGGCAAACAGCGCTGGCGTGAACTGGCGCGCCCCCTGCGGTGTGATCCGGCGTTCCTCTGGAGCGAACGCTTCAGCCAGGGATCCAGCACACCGTTCCGTTTCCCCCGGGATCTGCCTGATCTGCACACCGTGGCAGCTAGGTAGGACGATGCTGAACTGAACGACCACCGGGCGGTTGATAGATTTCCACGAAGGAATCCTCAGTGGGCGAATCCAGCGATGAGCAGCCATTGGCGAAACGCTCTCTGCGCGCACGCACCGCGAGTTTGCGGACAAGTTGCCCAGGTGCGAACGAGCGTTCGCGCCTGCTTAAGTCTCTTCGGGAAGGCGCGGGCACACTGAAATCACCTGTTTCGCCGTGTGTTGCAGCGACAGACAGATGGGGTTCGGCTGCGTCCACTGGCCAGTGCCCACCCAGCCTCGCCAGCCTCCGCCCAGTGGTTTAACCTCCCGCCGCAACGGCTGGCGCGTTTTGCGCCTGCCCGCTTGCCCTTGAGATCTGAAGTGAAGTCCCTCGACGCGAAACTGGTCCAGCTGATCCAAGACCCCCGGGACCTGCCGTTCCTGCATCTGATGTTGCAGTGCGCGGTGGTCGCATGCTGCGGCATCGGGCTGTTCTTCGCGAAAGACTACTTTTGGTACTTGGTGCCCGTGTACTGGGTGCTGTGGTTTGCCTGGGTGGTCGACCGCTTCATCTTGATGCTGCATTGCACCTCCCACCGCATGCTGTTCAAGAAGCAGTACCGCGCGCTCAACTACGTGATCCCGTGGCTGCTTGGGCCTTTCTTCGGGGAAACGCCCGAGAGCTACTTCGTGCATCACATGGGCATGCACCACCCAGAGAACAACCTGGAGCACGACACCTCGTCGACCATGCGCTTCAAGCGTGACCGCTTCACGCACTGGCTGCGCTACTACTTGCGCTTCATGTTCCTCGGGCTCTACGACCTCGCGGCCTACCACCTCGAGAAGGGCAACAAGAAGATGATCCGCCGGCTGGTCGTCGGTGAGACGACCTTCTGGTTAGTGATCGGAGGCTTGGCCTACTTGAACTGGCAGGCGACCTTCGTGGTGTTCGTGCTGCCGGTGATCATCGTTCGCACGCTGATGATGATGGGCAACTGGACTCAGCATGCCTTCATCGATCCGGCTTCACCTGAGGTCGCCTACCGCAACAGCATCACCTGCATCAACACGCGCTATAACCGCCGCTGCTTCAACGACGGGTACCATATTCACCATCACGTGAAGGCGCGCTGCCACTTCGCGGATTACCCCGCGGAATTTGAAGACAACAAGGAAGTCTACGGGCGCGAAGACGCAGTGGTGTTCGACGGCGTGGACTACTTCCAGGTTTGGTTGATGCTGATGGTCGGCGCTTGGAAGGGCCTAGCAAAGCGCGTGGTGCAGCTGCCCGGCGCCCCCGAGCGCGACGAGGCTGCGACCATCGCGTGGCTCAAGTCGCGGGTCGAGCCCATCACCGCTTCCGAGCTCGCCCTCGACGGCGCCTCTCCCGCAGAGTAGCGCTCAGTAAGCGTCCTCAGGGACTTTGACGTCGCTCGGCAACTCGAGCGCGATGTCCGGCACCGCGGCCTCGCCGCCTTCCAAGTACGCATAGCGGGCGAGGTTGCCAACGACGCGCGCAACGTAGCCGCGCGTCTCTCCATACGGGATGCGCGCCACGAAGACGTCCAGCGGCAGCGTATGCCCCGTCTTCAGCCAGCGCCCGACGGCGGACGGCCCCGCATTGTATGCGGCTAGTGCAAGGGGCACGCTGCCGGAGAACTGGTCGAGCACCTTCTTCAGGTAGTAGCTGCCGAAGCGCACGTTGTACGCCGGCAGCCGCAACAGCTCCGGCTTGTAGTCGACGCTCAGCTCGTCCGCGACGTTCTTCGCCGTTGGCGGGATGAGCTGCATCAAACCGACCGCCTTGGCGGGGGAGACGACGTGAGGGCGAAAGCCGCTCTCTTGGCGCATCAGCGCGTAGACTAATCCGCGCGGTAACGAATTCTTGCGCGCCTCGATGTCCACCGTCTCGACGAACGGCTCCGGGTAGATGCACTCCCAGGCCCAGCGGTTGCTGGTGCTTGGCGCCGTGTTCAGATCCGCCCAGCGCACCGCGCGTTGACCGACGCGATAGCGCCTGGCGGCGCTGCCCAGGAGGGCGTAGCTACGACACAGGGCCTCGTCAGCGCGGTCGGCGAAGGACTTCTTGTAGGTTGGCTCGAGACGCTCGAGCTCGGACTCCGCCCGCAGCGCGAGCCCCGCATCGTGAAGCGCTTGCACCTTGGGTGGCAAGCTCAGGTCGAGAGGCCCCGCCGCTTTGGCGGCCTCCGGAGGAGCGATGGGCGGAGGCGGGCTCTGCCCCATCTGCTTGAGTCGCGCCGTGGCCATCAGCGCCGCGAAGGACAGCGGCCGTTCTTCGATTACCGCTCGGAAATTCTTTGCGGCTTCGGGCGCCTTACCTTGGGCCGCTAGCGCGACCCCGAGTAGCTCGGTGAGGCGCGCGCGATCTCGCGGGTCCCTTTCGTCCTTGGCGAGCTCGGAGAGTACTTTTTGTGCGTCGCCAGGCTTGTCACCGGCAAGCCAGGTGATCGCCAGCTCGTAGCGCGCCTCTGTGGAGTGTTGGCCCTTGCGTGGGTACTTTGCGAGGTAGCCCTTGTAGGCCTTCTCTGCGCCCTTCCAATCCCCGAGGATATACCGCAGGCGAGCGGCCATGTAGCGCGAGTGGTCCGCGTAGCTACTCGAGGAGTAGCGCACCATCAGGCGCTCGTACATCTCGATGGCCCGCGTATCTTGATCCGCGCGGGACCACGCCTTGGCGGCGTAGTAGTAGTCACGAATGGCGTGCTGGGATCCGAGCTGATTCGCCTGCTCCAGGAGCGGCGCCGCCTCGCTGTAGTGACGCGCCATGTAGCGGGCCCAGCCGCGGGCGTGCACGAGCTCCTTTTCAGGGATCGCAGCGCCTGGGCTCTTCGCGATTAGCTCCAGCTCGGCGTCGGTGTGCTCGATGTCTCCGTCCCGCGCAAACTCCATGGCCCGCTCGTAGCGCTGCTGCTTGCTGAGCTGCTGTGGCGCAGCCGCATTGGGCGGCGCATGCGCGGGAACCTGAGTCGCGATCCACTGGCGGTCGGCTGCGGCGAGCTGAGGCTTTTCTTGAATGTCGTAGACCCGCGCGCGGATTTCGCGCGCCTCGGCTTCACGAGCCAGCGACGCACGCAACTTGTGAGCTTTGTTTCGGCCCCGGGCGCGGGCACGCCGGGAAGCTTCCCGCGTGATGACCTGAGCCACCACGGCCTTGGCCTTGTCTGGTTGCTTTCCGCGCTCGAAGGCCATTGCCGCACGGATTAGGTCTCGAGAGGTGTCCCTGGAGCCGAAGTACGCCGCCGCGGCGTCGTAGGGTCCGACTTCGAGCTGACAGTGGGCGCGCGCTTCCGCGATTTCCGCTCCCAGCACCGGGAGGTCGGCTTCGAGGCCAGCCAGGCGCTCGACACACGTCGCGAACTCCCCCAGCTGGGAGGCGGCGTGAGCCCGGGCGAAGCGCGCAGCGGGCGACTTCTTTACCGCCTCCGGCGCCTGATCGATGATCGCCGCGGCAGTCTTCCAGTCCCCAGCACGCATCGCCGGCCTGAAGTCTTCCGTCGGCGGTGGTTGGTCATCGGGTTGCTTGGTGGGTGCGGGCGGAGCAACCTGAGCAGCGCTCGTCCCAGCCTCGGGCGGCGGACCTTCGCCCGCTTTTTGCTGTGTGCAGCCGGCTTCCAGCACTGGCACACCCAGCGCCGAACCGGCCACGAACCAGTGAGTGACATGCGTCGCCCAGCGTCGCGCTCGCAGCTTCGTTTCTTGCAGCTTACCCACCAAACCGACCTCGACCTCGGCTTATGGGGTAGCACGAGCCCCCACCCAACCCGCAAATATGTTGAATTGTTGCTGGTTCGCCGCTCCCGGGCACGAAAACAGGACCTCGTGTGTTTCCGGCCGCTTACGAGTTTTTGGGGGTGAGGAACGCCGCTCTCAGTCCGTGCTGCAACTCAGAAGCCCGTGCGACTCAGAAGCCCGTGCGACTCAGAAGCCCGTGCGACTCAGAACCCCCAGGTATGCTCGAAACGCAGCTGGCCGATGAAATAGTCCTGCCCCGACAGCAAACGGTCGTATCGCAGCTGAATGCCCACAGCGAAATCGCGATTCACCGCGTGATCCAACCCGAGGATCAGAGACGCCCCCAGATCGCTGCCGCCACCCTCCGCGAGTCCATCTGAGGTCAGATGCGGGCCGCCGAAGTAGCCGTAGTAGCCAGCCATCACGCCTAGATATGGGATCCAGTCGATCACATCGAGCTTGTAGGAGAGGCCGCTCGACGCGGAAACGACGTGGGTCGTCTCGAGCTCAGCAACCGGCTCTTCCGGTACACCGTCCAAGCTGTGCAGACCCCAGGTGAGCTCGAGCCGCCAGTCGAAGTAGTCGGAGATCCCGTAGGCGGTGTAGAGCCCGAACGCAGGCGGCTTGAGGCTCTCCCCGTTGAACGGCGCGCCACTGTTCTCAATCTGCGGGAAGCTGGCGACCCCGAGCCCAGCTCCCAGGTGCCACTGACGCTCGAAGGCGTGCGCCTGTTCGGTCCACGCGAAGCCCGTGACGAGCGTGCACCCGGCGAGCAGCAAGCGAAGGCCCTTGGAGAACGCCATGGCTCGGGGGCTTATCACTGTTTCTGAGCTGGGGCGACGTCGCATTGCTCGCATAGCCAACCGGGAGACAACGTCTCGAACACCGCTTTGCGTCGCGCCTTACAGCATGCTCATCGGGTCGACGTCGACGCTCACCCGCACACGGCGATCCCAACGGCCGCGCACGATCGCGAGCAGCGCCGGACGCAAGGCCTTGCGATCCTCGGCGCGAAGCATGACCTGAAAGCGGTAGCGGTTGCGAAGCCGGGCCAGTGGACTCGGCGCAGGCCCCCGCACTTCGAGCTCGAAGCGTTCCCCCGCTGAGCGACGCCCGAGCTCTGCAACCTGCCGAGCCACCTCGTGGGCAGCGCCCTCGAAGGTGGCATCCACACGCACCATCGCCACATGGGAGTACGGCGGGTACCCGAGCTCCTCGCGGTCCTGCAGCTCGCGCTCGACGAACTTCCCGACATCGTGAGTGAGCGCCGCCTTGATCGCCGGATGATCCGGCTGCCGAGTCTGGATCAACACCGTGCCCGGTGCGTCTCCTCGCCCTGCGCGCCCCGCGACCTGCACCAATAGCTGAAAGGTACGCTCTGCCGCGCGGAAATCAGGCATGCTGAGCGCGGCATCCGCGTTGAGTACCCCAACCAGGGTCACCGCGGGGAGATCGTGGCCCTTGGTCACCATCTGGGTTCCGACCAAGATGTCGACATCTCCGCGGCGCACTGCGTCCAGGATGCGCTCGCTCTTCAGCCCAGCGGCGACGTCGCGATCCAAGCGCGCCACCCGCGCTTCCGGGAAGCTCTGCTTCAGCAGCGC
It contains:
- a CDS encoding outer membrane beta-barrel protein: MAFSKGLRLLLAGCTLVTGFAWTEQAHAFERQWHLGAGLGVASFPQIENSGAPFNGESLKPPAFGLYTAYGISDYFDWRLELTWGLHSLDGVPEEPVAELETTHVVSASSGLSYKLDVIDWIPYLGVMAGYYGYFGGPHLTSDGLAEGGGSDLGASLILGLDHAVNRDFAVGIQLRYDRLLSGQDYFIGQLRFEHTWGF
- a CDS encoding fatty acid desaturase codes for the protein MKSLDAKLVQLIQDPRDLPFLHLMLQCAVVACCGIGLFFAKDYFWYLVPVYWVLWFAWVVDRFILMLHCTSHRMLFKKQYRALNYVIPWLLGPFFGETPESYFVHHMGMHHPENNLEHDTSSTMRFKRDRFTHWLRYYLRFMFLGLYDLAAYHLEKGNKKMIRRLVVGETTFWLVIGGLAYLNWQATFVVFVLPVIIVRTLMMMGNWTQHAFIDPASPEVAYRNSITCINTRYNRRCFNDGYHIHHHVKARCHFADYPAEFEDNKEVYGREDAVVFDGVDYFQVWLMLMVGAWKGLAKRVVQLPGAPERDEAATIAWLKSRVEPITASELALDGASPAE
- a CDS encoding tetratricopeptide repeat protein encodes the protein MGKLQETKLRARRWATHVTHWFVAGSALGVPVLEAGCTQQKAGEGPPPEAGTSAAQVAPPAPTKQPDDQPPPTEDFRPAMRAGDWKTAAAIIDQAPEAVKKSPAARFARAHAASQLGEFATCVERLAGLEADLPVLGAEIAEARAHCQLEVGPYDAAAAYFGSRDTSRDLIRAAMAFERGKQPDKAKAVVAQVITREASRRARARGRNKAHKLRASLAREAEAREIRARVYDIQEKPQLAAADRQWIATQVPAHAPPNAAAPQQLSKQQRYERAMEFARDGDIEHTDAELELIAKSPGAAIPEKELVHARGWARYMARHYSEAAPLLEQANQLGSQHAIRDYYYAAKAWSRADQDTRAIEMYERLMVRYSSSSYADHSRYMAARLRYILGDWKGAEKAYKGYLAKYPRKGQHSTEARYELAITWLAGDKPGDAQKVLSELAKDERDPRDRARLTELLGVALAAQGKAPEAAKNFRAVIEERPLSFAALMATARLKQMGQSPPPPIAPPEAAKAAGPLDLSLPPKVQALHDAGLALRAESELERLEPTYKKSFADRADEALCRSYALLGSAARRYRVGQRAVRWADLNTAPSTSNRWAWECIYPEPFVETVDIEARKNSLPRGLVYALMRQESGFRPHVVSPAKAVGLMQLIPPTAKNVADELSVDYKPELLRLPAYNVRFGSYYLKKVLDQFSGSVPLALAAYNAGPSAVGRWLKTGHTLPLDVFVARIPYGETRGYVARVVGNLARYAYLEGGEAAVPDIALELPSDVKVPEDAY